Proteins encoded within one genomic window of Aspergillus nidulans FGSC A4 chromosome VII:
- a CDS encoding Zn(II)2Cys6 transcription factor (transcript_id=CADANIAT00008478), which translates to MNPAEHEDSSRSIPRKRTRTGCVNCSRRRRKCDEAKPTCTGCKRRGDRCQWRVYGAFRDANIKVLEPGHPSMSQAISRPSRQKEKFKILTVEPTRWREGKNDASREEKTPGGNEITSPASEQALETSISGPAGPEILRPAQGPDDPFPSPGHMETAKDLTSPSDSTQFTNERRHSYISSPELIVDELTALRSLSQSYPGMTPPLLDSSVFSDLDNPADDVFLPGSAYEALHTALRNRQLWTARPDTPSRAASPTGLNYPAPDHRASERARPDRFELPPDRENILWQNYLNEICLWLDMFDSHRHFASTFPQMAKSAPHLRYSILALSARQMERKQNEKSQSESLSLYQEAIHLLLPELESKSTPVIASCVILCVLEMLSYVCGGLISEEETIIPIYRWIPSDMNPPNATQLFLASDHDTYANYTVYLCAQTLGVLFRRPPGSSPSYPGSPDDNSDCYVARWSRLFEAVEQWYENRPSQMKSIFSVSTATSADWGRERPFPTVLYANGAAKIRSLARAPDLRHLHVQRPPPLWIAGKVMSHHSEHGAIVETLTRIERETGWATAWRVEDLREFWGDDGE; encoded by the exons ATGAATCCTGCTGAGCATGAGGACTCTTCCCGTTCTATACCCCGCAAGCGGACTCGCACCGGCTGTGTGAATTGCAGTCGGCGCAGGAGAAAAT GCGACGAGGCCAAGCCAACTTGCACGGGGTGTAAACGTCGAGGGGACCGCTGCCAGTGGCGCGTCTATGGGGCATTTCGCGATGCCAACATCAAGGTGCTGGAGCCAGGGCATCCGTCGATGAGCCAGGCAATTAGCCGGCCGTCCCGGCAGAAAGAAAAGTTCAAG ATCCTGACAGTAGAGCCAACTCGCTGGAGGGAGGGCAAGAATGATGCCAGCAGAGAGGAGAAAACGCCAGGCGGGAATGAGATCACATCGCCAGCTTCCGAGCAGGCTTTGGAGACGTCAATCTCAGGCCCTGCAGGGCCTGAGATTCTGCGGCCAGCTCAAGGACCAGACGACCCCTTCCCGAGCCCAGGGCATATGGAAACGGCCAAAGACCTCACTTCTCCGTCCGACTCGACCCAGTTCACCAATGAGCGCCGTCATTCATAtatatcttctccagagctgATCGTTGACGAACTGACTGCCCTGCGCAGCCTCTCTCAATCTTACCCTGGCATGACACCGCCCCTTCTCGACTCCAGCGTCTTTTCCGACCTCGACAACCCAGCCGACGACGTATTCCTGCCAGGATCGGCCTACGAGGCGCTCCATACGGCTCTCCGCAACCGCCAGCTCTGGACAGCACGCCCTGACACACCCAGTCGAGCTGCCTCGCCTACAGGTCTAAATTATCCTGCGCCGGATCATCGAGCTAGCGAGCGGGCCAGGCCAGACCGGTTCGAGTTGCCGCCGGACAGGGAAAATATTCTATGGCAGAACTATCTGAACGAGATTTGTCTCTGG CTAGATATGTTCGACAGCCACCGCCACTTCGCGTCGACGTTCCCCCAGATGGCTAAATCGGCGCCGCACCTGCGATActccatcctcgccctctcaGCACGCCAGATGGAGCGAAAGCAGAACGAAAAGTCCCAGTCGGAGAGCCTGTCTCTGTACCAGGAGGCCATTCATCTGCTCCTGCCGGAGCTGGAAAGCAAGTCGACGCCTGTGATCGCATCATGTGTTATTCTCTGTGTTttggagatgctgagct ACGTCTGCGGCGGTCTCATTTCCGAAGAAGAAACCATCATCCCAATTTACCGCTGGATCCCGAGCGATATGAACCCACCCAACGCAACGCAGCTTTTCCTCGCCTCTGACCACGATACCTACGCCAACTACACCGTGTATCTGTGTGCACAGACTCTGGGCGTACTGTTCCGTCGCCCGCCAGGCTCGTCACCCTCGTACCCCGGCAGTCCGGACGATAATAGTGACTGTTATGTTGCGCGGTGGAGCCGCCTGTTCGAAGCAGTAGAGCAGTGGTATGAGAATCGGCCGAGCCAGATGAAGTCGATATTCAGTGTGTCGACGGCGACATCAGCCGATTGGGGGAGAGAGAGGCCGTTCCCGACAGTCCTGTATGCGAACGGGGCTGCTA AAATCCGTTCTCTGGCACGCGCGCCAGATCTGCGCCATCTCCACGTCCAACGCCCACCA CCGCTCTGGATCGCAGGCAAAGTAATGTCGCATCATTCAGAACACGGGGCGATCGTGGAGACGCTGACGAGGATCGAGCGCGAAACGGGGTGGGCGACGGCATGGCGGGTGGAGGATCTACGCGAGTTCTGGGGGGATGATGGGGAGTAG